One region of Syntrophobacter fumaroxidans MPOB genomic DNA includes:
- a CDS encoding YncE family protein produces the protein MVKRILTALSVLLMLVSYSTAWATPLGGLAVALSPTENVMVAAGDNRVLYVIDPAKMEVLNRVWLGVCIIELEFNKDGTMLLAEDTDGTLHQVDAKTWKTVKQAPKASRMSAARNVDLAAGLNPDSNGHIVRLLSMTDLSEKGKVVLAKGEKVTALGLDPEGARLAVLLEAVNDESEPKATATPPELKGLAADEFRQKNDGKTSRFMVYKVADGSKITEHKLFYSTSSTGWKVLFQGENVLFINYSNMNARVNAKGEVTLFQLANSFNYGIGASADQKLLLTGGLSDGSYTATEGLSPLKFQPDRLSGWPEYFKKFAVAADGTAYGSTSAFRIIKIKPGGSFDRSFPIF, from the coding sequence ATGGTGAAAAGAATTTTGACCGCACTCTCTGTTCTGTTGATGCTCGTCTCTTATTCCACCGCCTGGGCCACGCCCCTGGGCGGCCTGGCGGTGGCGCTGTCCCCGACGGAAAACGTGATGGTTGCCGCCGGCGACAACCGCGTGCTCTATGTGATCGATCCGGCCAAGATGGAGGTCCTCAACCGGGTCTGGCTCGGAGTGTGCATCATCGAACTGGAATTCAACAAGGACGGGACCATGTTGCTGGCGGAAGACACCGACGGCACGCTCCACCAGGTGGACGCCAAGACGTGGAAGACGGTCAAGCAGGCGCCCAAGGCCTCGCGAATGAGCGCCGCGCGCAACGTCGATCTCGCGGCCGGATTGAATCCGGACAGCAACGGCCACATCGTTCGATTGCTGTCCATGACCGATTTGAGCGAAAAAGGCAAAGTCGTGCTCGCCAAAGGGGAGAAAGTCACAGCCCTGGGCCTCGATCCCGAGGGGGCGCGCCTGGCGGTTCTGTTGGAAGCCGTCAATGACGAGTCGGAACCGAAGGCCACCGCCACGCCGCCGGAGCTCAAGGGACTGGCGGCCGATGAGTTCCGCCAGAAAAACGACGGCAAGACTTCCCGGTTTATGGTCTACAAAGTCGCCGACGGCTCGAAGATCACCGAACACAAACTCTTCTACTCCACGTCGAGCACCGGCTGGAAGGTCCTGTTCCAGGGCGAAAACGTCCTCTTCATAAACTACTCCAACATGAACGCCCGGGTGAACGCGAAGGGCGAAGTCACCCTCTTCCAGCTCGCCAACAGCTTCAACTACGGCATCGGCGCTTCCGCCGACCAGAAGCTTCTGCTGACCGGAGGACTCTCCGACGGAAGCTACACCGCAACCGAGGGCCTGAGCCCGCTGAAGTTCCAGCCGGATCGCCTGTCGGGTTGGCCGGAATACTTCAAGAAATTTGCCGTCGCCGCCGACGGCACCGCCTATGGTTCCACTTCGGCTTTCCGCATCATCAAGATCAAGCCCGGGGGTTCATTCGACAGGAGCTTCCCGATTTTCTAG
- a CDS encoding Calx-beta domain-containing protein, producing the protein MNRKYFLVFAMALLACFLISSSSGVVRQAQAAYVTEITVDSTEDWYADGNSKTCISDTPCTLRRAINQAYQLAAGERPVLIKFGIPTSDANYDSTLQTWKITLTGTTSYPLRDLNGQVTIDGTTQPPGRTNGPRIIIDGQKAKNYGFVLRNNSNVVKGVAMQNFKTQHISISSSSNTVQYCWFGLSDDGQTLSSGDEVTYEGGSGVVVAAGCNNNTIRGNKFAGFWATACSLNGTGNVFAANRIGMRADGTVPLPSSFTKHPCLRGTGELWVGGVGITVAGPNNRVGGEVADRNFFAGLFLDLSPTSTQSPAIKVYNDGTGTIIKNNYIGVTPGSKNMGVCGRGIDLGSAPDDVQVLNNTISETDLSAILMNGPSIDGVTIQQNVIKRQEQWPGALPGNGFAEGAIAYGPKVDDPLRNFKPAAITSISVGASGTTVKGTSGAGDTCENCTVEVFLDDGDAVKECTKFMKRVTAGSDGKWTAFFATPLPASQGLRTMSTVPDGFAITGLKKGTTSNISGLYKVPKVSVTASTPKAYEAGAKAGVFTFTRDVTWGPLTVIYTISGGAKAGIDYYALSGKVSFPAGVKSKTVQVKPKNDTAGENNETVKVTITDKPTYNLGSPSSAIVTIVDND; encoded by the coding sequence ATGAACAGAAAGTACTTCCTGGTTTTTGCCATGGCACTGTTGGCCTGTTTTCTGATTTCTTCCTCCTCCGGGGTGGTCCGGCAGGCGCAAGCCGCATACGTGACGGAAATCACCGTGGACAGCACCGAGGACTGGTATGCGGACGGCAACAGCAAGACTTGCATCAGCGACACACCGTGTACGCTGCGCAGGGCGATCAACCAAGCCTATCAGCTTGCGGCCGGAGAGCGGCCCGTCCTCATCAAGTTTGGCATCCCCACATCGGACGCCAACTACGACAGTACTTTGCAGACATGGAAGATCACCCTGACAGGCACGACGAGTTATCCGCTGCGGGATCTGAACGGGCAGGTGACCATCGACGGCACGACGCAGCCTCCGGGAAGAACCAACGGCCCGAGAATCATCATTGACGGGCAGAAAGCCAAGAACTACGGCTTCGTGCTGCGCAACAATTCCAACGTCGTCAAGGGCGTGGCCATGCAGAACTTCAAAACCCAGCATATCTCCATCAGCAGCAGCTCGAACACGGTCCAGTACTGCTGGTTCGGCCTGTCGGACGACGGCCAGACCCTCAGCTCCGGGGATGAAGTCACGTACGAAGGCGGGAGCGGCGTTGTCGTCGCCGCCGGCTGCAACAACAACACCATACGAGGAAATAAGTTCGCGGGCTTCTGGGCCACGGCATGCTCTCTCAATGGGACCGGAAACGTCTTTGCCGCCAACAGGATCGGAATGCGCGCCGACGGAACGGTTCCCCTCCCCTCCTCGTTCACGAAGCACCCCTGCCTGCGCGGAACCGGCGAGCTGTGGGTCGGAGGGGTCGGCATCACCGTCGCGGGGCCGAACAACCGCGTCGGCGGTGAGGTGGCGGATCGCAACTTCTTCGCGGGCCTCTTTCTGGACCTGAGCCCCACCTCGACCCAGTCGCCGGCGATAAAGGTTTACAACGACGGCACCGGCACGATCATCAAGAACAACTACATCGGGGTCACCCCCGGCAGCAAGAACATGGGCGTCTGCGGACGCGGTATCGACCTCGGCTCGGCCCCCGACGACGTCCAGGTGCTCAACAACACCATTTCGGAAACCGACCTGAGCGCCATCCTGATGAACGGACCGAGTATCGACGGGGTGACCATCCAGCAGAACGTCATCAAGAGGCAGGAGCAATGGCCAGGAGCGCTGCCCGGAAACGGCTTCGCGGAAGGCGCCATCGCCTACGGCCCCAAGGTGGATGATCCATTGAGGAACTTCAAGCCCGCCGCGATCACGAGCATTTCCGTCGGCGCGTCCGGCACCACGGTGAAGGGCACCAGCGGCGCCGGCGACACTTGTGAGAACTGCACTGTCGAGGTGTTTCTCGACGACGGGGATGCGGTCAAGGAGTGCACGAAATTTATGAAACGCGTTACGGCGGGCAGCGACGGCAAATGGACCGCCTTTTTCGCGACTCCTCTGCCGGCCTCCCAGGGACTGCGCACCATGAGCACGGTCCCGGACGGGTTCGCCATCACCGGCCTGAAAAAAGGCACCACCTCGAACATTTCGGGTCTGTACAAGGTCCCCAAGGTCAGCGTGACCGCGTCCACTCCGAAGGCCTACGAGGCCGGAGCCAAAGCCGGGGTGTTCACCTTCACGAGGGATGTGACCTGGGGCCCGCTGACCGTGATCTACACCATCTCTGGGGGAGCCAAAGCGGGCATCGACTATTACGCCCTCTCGGGCAAAGTGTCCTTCCCCGCCGGGGTCAAATCGAAAACCGTGCAGGTCAAGCCCAAGAATGACACCGCCGGGGAGAACAACGAAACGGTGAAGGTCACCATCACGGACAAACCCACCTACAACCTCGGAAGCCCGTCTTCCGCCATCGTGACTATTGTTGACAACGATTGA
- a CDS encoding flavodoxin family protein, with product MNIVCLLGSPREKSNSSAIAKRFMDTAEKLGAKTDTYLLNELKYRGCQACMACKTKLEKCALKDDLSRVLAAIQDCDVLVMASPVYFGEVTSQLKACIDRMYSFLKLDYGVNPSPVRFAPGKVLVFALVQGHPNEKLFRDVFDRYDYFMKWWGFKESHLIRACGVFEAGAIETRRDILALAEEIARKVCSSKSTTPVNTN from the coding sequence ATGAACATCGTCTGTTTGCTTGGAAGCCCAAGGGAGAAATCAAACAGCTCCGCCATCGCAAAACGGTTTATGGATACTGCCGAAAAATTAGGTGCCAAGACCGATACTTATCTTTTGAACGAGCTCAAGTACCGGGGCTGTCAGGCCTGTATGGCATGCAAGACGAAACTTGAGAAATGTGCATTGAAAGATGATCTGTCCCGAGTTCTGGCAGCGATCCAGGATTGTGACGTGTTGGTCATGGCTTCTCCGGTTTATTTCGGTGAAGTGACCAGCCAGTTGAAGGCGTGCATTGACAGAATGTATTCTTTCCTCAAGCTGGATTACGGGGTCAATCCCAGTCCAGTGCGTTTCGCGCCGGGCAAGGTGCTGGTATTTGCGCTCGTTCAGGGACATCCCAACGAGAAGCTGTTCCGTGACGTCTTTGACCGATACGATTACTTCATGAAATGGTGGGGCTTCAAAGAGAGCCATCTGATCCGGGCTTGTGGAGTATTTGAGGCAGGAGCCATTGAAACCCGCCGGGATATTCTGGCATTGGCCGAAGAGATTGCCCGGAAGGTATGCTCGAGCAAATCGACAACACCTGTCAACACGAATTGA
- a CDS encoding ExeA family protein, with amino-acid sequence MYREFYGLAEDPFALEPDPRFLYLPPAHFHVYSSMMAGINEKKGLIVVTGEVGTGKTLFIHALLKDLGGGVKTAFVFHPGLSLKDLLKEILLQLDVPVGEKEQSLAFFVSTFREYLNQRLARHEIVAVVIDEAQNLDEETLKGLGRFCDADTPAGSVLQVLLVGHPELDAKLGSEHLRPLKQRIEVHCRIPTLDRQEGRAYMEHRLKVAGQRFSGTFTPDAAVRIREFAHGVPRVINLVCDRALRIGFHRRSPVVDAKIAGLAIKELDYLRPASAGPLRRILSPGRTALRIYRIIMLLLSLALFVFSMRKLLAVLLHR; translated from the coding sequence ATGTACAGGGAATTTTACGGCCTCGCTGAAGACCCCTTTGCGCTGGAGCCGGACCCCAGGTTTCTGTATCTGCCCCCCGCACATTTCCATGTCTATTCGTCCATGATGGCCGGGATCAACGAAAAAAAAGGCCTCATCGTCGTCACCGGGGAAGTGGGAACGGGGAAGACCCTTTTTATCCATGCGCTTTTGAAAGACCTTGGCGGCGGGGTGAAGACGGCCTTCGTCTTCCACCCGGGACTCAGCCTTAAGGACCTGCTCAAGGAAATTCTGCTGCAACTGGATGTGCCCGTAGGGGAGAAAGAACAGAGCCTGGCCTTTTTCGTGAGCACGTTCAGAGAGTACCTCAACCAGAGACTCGCCCGGCACGAGATTGTGGCGGTGGTCATCGACGAAGCGCAGAACCTGGATGAAGAGACGTTGAAGGGTTTGGGAAGGTTCTGCGATGCGGACACTCCCGCCGGAAGCGTGCTGCAGGTCCTGCTCGTGGGGCATCCCGAGTTGGACGCAAAACTGGGCAGCGAGCACCTTCGGCCTCTCAAACAAAGGATCGAAGTGCATTGCCGGATCCCGACCCTGGACCGGCAGGAAGGCAGGGCCTACATGGAGCACCGCCTGAAGGTGGCGGGGCAGAGATTTTCCGGGACTTTCACTCCCGACGCCGCGGTCCGGATCCGCGAATTTGCGCACGGGGTTCCCAGGGTCATCAACCTGGTTTGCGACCGCGCCCTGCGAATCGGGTTCCATAGGCGCAGCCCGGTGGTGGACGCGAAAATCGCCGGGCTGGCCATCAAGGAGCTGGACTATCTTCGGCCCGCCAGTGCCGGCCCCTTGCGCCGCATCCTTTCCCCCGGACGAACCGCGCTCAGAATCTACAGAATCATCATGTTGCTGTTATCACTGGCACTTTTTGTCTTTTCCATGCGGAAGCTCCTGGCCGTGCTCCTTCACCGGTAA
- a CDS encoding tail fiber domain-containing protein has protein sequence MNRISCRTFVVVCLLLALGQPAHGGPVNPTPSDAYGNTAGGTNALLNTDVPGQMNTAFGYYALFSSSTGAGNTAAGANALFLNDTGNANTATGVSALNSNKDGSNNTAAGAYALCNNSSGSQNTADGFSALSSNTGGNFNTASGYVALGSNKTGSNNTAAGANALLFNTSGSENTASGVGALFNNATGARNTALGRNALKNNATGNTNLALGYGAGSLLTSGGENIYLGHPGAASESKTLRLGKGQTRAFVAGVAAAAVAGNAVYVTKNGQLGIKASSARYKTDIAPLGERSDSLHQLRPVTFHYKEEARGLPEYGLIAEEVAVVYPELVTRDPRGGVVGVRYEALIPLLLNELQQQQRLLKAQALQISAQAERIDAVLGQLAELSAQNERLRAAVGELWEREAEQRATRVAATASARPLAHAVPESP, from the coding sequence ATGAACCGGATTTCATGTCGGACGTTTGTGGTGGTGTGTCTGTTGCTTGCCTTGGGACAACCCGCGCACGGCGGGCCTGTCAATCCGACGCCCAGTGACGCATACGGGAACACGGCGGGCGGTACGAACGCGCTTTTGAATACGGATGTCCCCGGCCAGATGAACACCGCCTTCGGGTACTACGCGCTGTTCAGCAGCAGCACCGGTGCGGGCAACACGGCCGCAGGGGCCAATGCGCTCTTTCTCAACGACACGGGTAACGCCAACACCGCAACCGGCGTCAGCGCGCTCAACAGCAACAAGGACGGCAGCAACAACACGGCCGCCGGGGCCTACGCGCTCTGCAACAACAGCTCGGGATCTCAAAACACCGCTGACGGCTTCTCCGCGCTCAGCAGCAACACCGGCGGGAACTTCAACACCGCCAGCGGTTACGTGGCGCTTGGCAGCAACAAGACCGGAAGCAACAACACCGCCGCCGGGGCCAACGCCCTCCTCTTCAACACCTCCGGTAGTGAAAACACGGCGTCCGGAGTCGGCGCGCTTTTCAACAACGCCACCGGCGCAAGAAACACGGCCTTGGGGCGCAACGCGCTCAAAAACAACGCCACGGGCAACACCAACCTCGCCCTCGGCTATGGGGCCGGTTCCCTGCTGACCAGCGGCGGCGAAAACATCTATCTGGGCCATCCGGGAGCGGCGAGCGAATCCAAAACTCTGCGCCTGGGGAAGGGGCAGACGCGGGCCTTTGTGGCGGGAGTGGCGGCCGCCGCGGTCGCCGGGAATGCCGTGTACGTCACCAAGAACGGCCAATTAGGGATCAAGGCCTCTTCCGCCCGCTACAAAACGGACATTGCACCCCTGGGGGAACGCAGCGATTCGCTGCATCAGCTGCGTCCCGTGACATTCCACTACAAGGAGGAGGCCCGGGGCCTTCCGGAATACGGCCTCATTGCCGAAGAGGTGGCTGTGGTGTACCCGGAGCTGGTGACCCGGGACCCGCGCGGCGGCGTCGTGGGAGTTCGATACGAGGCATTGATTCCCCTCTTGCTCAACGAGCTACAGCAACAGCAGCGTCTGCTGAAGGCGCAAGCGCTGCAGATCAGTGCTCAAGCTGAGCGCATCGATGCGGTTCTCGGGCAACTCGCGGAGCTGAGCGCTCAGAACGAGAGGTTGCGGGCGGCGGTGGGGGAGCTTTGGGAGCGGGAGGCGGAGCAGAGGGCAACGCGCGTCGCGGCGACCGCATCGGCTCGTCCGCTCGCCCACGCCGTGCCGGAATCCCCCTAG